The following are from one region of the Syngnathus acus chromosome 10, fSynAcu1.2, whole genome shotgun sequence genome:
- the c1qtnf2 gene encoding complement C1q tumor necrosis factor-related protein 2 isoform X1, protein MAAVLHVCVTTCLLSVVLCQSIYSSPKKGRNITIHSSNLVCSLPGPVGPAGNPGAPGSPGAMGPIGAPGKDGPDGQDGEKGEKGDEGDHGRAGNPGKPGLKGRAGFIGKAGPRGLKGQRGSPGPAGKRGQKGDEGDTGQRGEAGGCDCGAAARSAFSVAVSKSYPKERTPIRFGRILLNEGNHYNVSSGKFVCAIPGVYYFAYDITVANKHLAIGLVHNGQYKIKTFDANTGNHDVASGSTVLHLQQLDQVWLQIFYSEQNGLFFDPFWTDSTFTGFLIYADQADTKVNLQGDA, encoded by the exons A TGGCCGCTGttcttcatgtgtgtgtgacgaccTGTCTGCTCTCGGTGGTCCTCTGCCAATCCATTTATTCCTCACCAAAGAAAGGACGCAACATCACTATCCACTCGTCTAATCTGGTTTGCAGCCTTCCAGGCCCGGTGGGGCCTGCGGGGAATCCAGGAGCCCCTGGGTCACCTGGGGCAATGGGGCCAATAGGAGCGCCTGGGAAGGATGGTCCAGATGGGCAGGATGGagagaaaggagaaaaaggaGATGAAG GTGATCATGGCAGAGCCGGCAATCCAGGCAAGCCGGGTTTAAAAGGCCGTGCGGGCTTCATTGGCAAGGCCGGTCCTCGGGGACTAAAGGGCCAACGGGGGTCACCGGGGCCGGCTGGAAAAAGGGGGCAAAAAGGAGACGAGGGGGACACCGGTCAGAGAGGAGAAGCGGGAGGCTGCGATTGCGGCGCCGCCGCCCGATCCGCTTTCTCGGTGGCCGTGTCAAAGAGTTACCCCAAAGAACGCACGCCCATTCGCTTCGGCCGCATTTTGCTCAATGAGGGCAACCACTACAACGTGAGCAGTGGCAAGTTTGTCTGCGCCATCCCCGGAGTCTATTACTTTGCCTACGACATCACTGTGGCCAATAAGCACCTCGCTATCGGGCTGGTGCACAACGGACAGTACAAGATTAAGACGTTTGATGCAAATACAGGGAATCACGATGTGGCGTCCGGTTCCACTGTCCTCCACCTCCAGCAATTAGACCAGGTCTGGTTGCAGATCTTTTACTCGGAGCAGAATGGACTCTTCTTTGATCCCTTCTGGACTGACAGCACCTTCACAGGTTTCCTTATCTACGCTGATCAGGCTGATACAAAAGTTAATTTACAGGGTGACGcttga
- the slu7 gene encoding pre-mRNA-splicing factor SLU7 translates to MAEQDDGKAGVEGVVDLDEPKKMTREDWRKKKELEEQRKLGNAPAEVDEEGKDINPHIPQYISSVPWYIDPSKRPTLKHQRPQTEIQEDYSAIGEWYKRGVQENTVTTKFRKGACENCGAMTHKKKDCLERPRKVGAKFTGTAIAPDEHSQVQLKLDYDGKRDRWNGYDPEEHQRIVEEYAKVDLAKRTLKAHKLQDELASGKLDQSEREHDSEDEDEDKYADDIDMPGQNFDSKRRITVRNLRIREDTAKYLRNLDPNSAYYDPKTRAMRENPYSSTGMNPDEVGYAGDNFARYSGDTITMAQTQMFAWEAYERGSEVHLQADPTKLELLHRSFKVKKEDFKEQQRESIVEKYGGQEHLDAPPRELLLAQTEDYVEYSRHGAVLKGLEKAVARSKYEEDVLINNHTCIWGSYWKDGFWGYKCCHSMVKQSYCTGDAGIGISNSQCVPFEDGVNELQEEEQPKTLLEMHQEKMKEKKKKKKKYNRNKNKNKKEQHISSDDSDSEDEEKKKEKLKMALEAEDKRVKNVEAMMQLDERKRPYHSLQEVKAPTEEEIEAFRMKRYRPDDPMAPFLGQ, encoded by the exons ATGGCTGAGCAGGACGACGGGAAGGCCGGTGTCGAGGGCGTTGTGGACCTGGATGAGCCCAAGAAGATGACCCGGGAGGACTGGAGGAAAAAGAAGGAACTCGAGGAACAGAGAAAGCTGGGAAACGCTCCAGCTGAGGTGGACGAGGAGGGCAA GGACATAAACCCGCATATCCCACAGTACATTTCCTCTGTGCCGTGGTATATTGACCCATCCAAAAGGCCCACACTTAAACATCAGAGACCACAGACGGAAATTCAAGAGGATTATTCTGCCATTGGAGAATGGTACAAGAGAGGAGTGCAAGAG AACACTGTTACTACTAAATTCCGCAAAGGTGCCTGTGAGAACTGTGGTGCAATGACACACAAGAAGAAAGACTGTTTGGAG CGACCCAGAAAAGTCGGGGCAAAGTTTACTGGCACCGCCATTGCGCCAGATGAACATTCGCAGGTGCAACTCAAACTGGATTATGACGGAAAGAGAGATCGTTGGAATGGCTACGACCCTGAGGAACACCAGCGCATAGTGGAGGAGTACGCCAAAGTGGATCTG GCCAAAAGGACACTGAAGGCTCACAAGCTCCAGGATGAGTTGGCGTCAGGGAAGCTGGACCAATCG GAACGAGAACATGACAGcgaggatgaggatgaagatAAATACGCAGATGACATTGACATGCCCGGCCAGAATTTCGACTCCAAGAGACGAATCACCGTCAGGAATTTGCGTATTAGGGAAGACACAGCTAAA TACTTGAGGAACCTGGATCCAAACTCTGCCTACTACGATCCAAAGACCCGAGCAATGAGAGAGAACCCATACTCCAGCACTGGCATGAACCCGGACGA AGTGGGATATGCTGGAGACAACTTTGCCCGCTATAGTGGTGACACCATCACCATGGCTCAAACACAAA TGTTTGCCTGGGAGGCCTACGAGAGGGGCTCGGAAGTGCATCTGCAGGCTGACCCCACCAAgttggagctgcttcatcGTTCCTTTAAGGTCAAGAAGGAAGACTTCAAAGAGCAACAGAGGGAGAGCATTGTGGAGAAG TATGGAGGCCAGGAGCACTTGGACGCACCCCCTCGGGAGCTCCTACTGGCTCAAACTGAGGATTACGTGGAGTACTCCCGTCACGGCGCTGTCCTAAAAGGACTCGAGAAAGCCGTCGCTCGCTCCAAGTATGAGGAAGACGTACTCATCAACAATCACACC TGTATTTGGGGCTCCTACTGGAAGGATGGCTTCTGGGGATACAAGTGCTGCCACTCCATGGTTAAACAAAGTTATTGCACTGGAGATGCTGGCATTGGAATT AGCAACTCTCAGTGTGTTCCGTTTGAAGACGGTGTCAATGAGCTACAAGAGGAAGAGCAGCCCAAGACTCTGCTGGAG ATGCACCAAGAAAAgatgaaggagaagaaaaagaaaaagaagaagtacAACAGGAACaagaacaagaacaaaaaggaGCAGCACATCAGCAGTGACGACAGTGATTCAGAGgatgaagagaaaaagaaagagaagttGAAGATG GCTCTGGAAGCAGAAGACAAGCGCGTGAAGAATGTGGAAGCAATGATGCAGCTGGACGAGAGGAAGAGGCCTTATCACAGTCTGCAGGAAGTGAAGGCCCCCACCGAGGAGGAGATCGAGGCCTTCCGCATGAAACGCTACCGGCCCGACGATCCCATGGCTCCCTTTCTTGGACAGTGA
- the c1qtnf2 gene encoding complement C1q tumor necrosis factor-related protein 2 isoform X2 has protein sequence MGPIGAPGKDGPDGQDGEKGEKGDEGDHGRAGNPGKPGLKGRAGFIGKAGPRGLKGQRGSPGPAGKRGQKGDEGDTGQRGEAGGCDCGAAARSAFSVAVSKSYPKERTPIRFGRILLNEGNHYNVSSGKFVCAIPGVYYFAYDITVANKHLAIGLVHNGQYKIKTFDANTGNHDVASGSTVLHLQQLDQVWLQIFYSEQNGLFFDPFWTDSTFTGFLIYADQADTKVNLQGDA, from the exons ATGGGGCCAATAGGAGCGCCTGGGAAGGATGGTCCAGATGGGCAGGATGGagagaaaggagaaaaaggaGATGAAG GTGATCATGGCAGAGCCGGCAATCCAGGCAAGCCGGGTTTAAAAGGCCGTGCGGGCTTCATTGGCAAGGCCGGTCCTCGGGGACTAAAGGGCCAACGGGGGTCACCGGGGCCGGCTGGAAAAAGGGGGCAAAAAGGAGACGAGGGGGACACCGGTCAGAGAGGAGAAGCGGGAGGCTGCGATTGCGGCGCCGCCGCCCGATCCGCTTTCTCGGTGGCCGTGTCAAAGAGTTACCCCAAAGAACGCACGCCCATTCGCTTCGGCCGCATTTTGCTCAATGAGGGCAACCACTACAACGTGAGCAGTGGCAAGTTTGTCTGCGCCATCCCCGGAGTCTATTACTTTGCCTACGACATCACTGTGGCCAATAAGCACCTCGCTATCGGGCTGGTGCACAACGGACAGTACAAGATTAAGACGTTTGATGCAAATACAGGGAATCACGATGTGGCGTCCGGTTCCACTGTCCTCCACCTCCAGCAATTAGACCAGGTCTGGTTGCAGATCTTTTACTCGGAGCAGAATGGACTCTTCTTTGATCCCTTCTGGACTGACAGCACCTTCACAGGTTTCCTTATCTACGCTGATCAGGCTGATACAAAAGTTAATTTACAGGGTGACGcttga